One window from the genome of Mauremys mutica isolate MM-2020 ecotype Southern chromosome 4, ASM2049712v1, whole genome shotgun sequence encodes:
- the LOC123369144 gene encoding serine protease 27-like produces the protein MGHLCSLLAMALLATSLVQACEQPMGFPRIVGGNDADYGSWPWQVSIREGSNHICGGSLIAASWVVSAAHCFNGDKFVYYVNLGEYQLLNPSESLVSIPVKEIYRHPSYTDIGSSGDIALVELETPVNFNEVIRPICLPASSVEFPAGMECWVTGWGDTQYGGSLTAPKTLQEVQVPLIDRDACNTLFSTGSYPDDPPGTDPIKQDMICAGYPQGEKDACQGDSGGPLVCEWDSAWLLAGVVSWGVACARPNRPGVYILLPPYADWIQSYVPTVPFTVRSMSAMQLNTAAVPMIL, from the exons CTTGTGAGCAGCCAATGGGATTTCCCCGCATTGTGGGGGGTAATGATGCTGATTATGGGTCCTGGCCCTGGCAGGTCAGCATCCGTGAAGGCAGCAACCATATCTGCGGAGGGTCCCTCATTGCTGCGAGCTGGGTGGTATCAGCAGCTCATTGCTTCAATGG GGACAAGTTTGTCTATTATGTGAACCTAGGGGAGTATCAGCTCCTGAACCCCTCTGAAAGTCTGGTATCAATTCCTGTCAAGGAGATTTACCGCCACCCCAGCTACACGGATATCGGGTCCAGCGGTGACATCGCGCTGGTGGAGCTGGAAACCCCTGTGAACTTCAATGAAGTTATCCGCCCCATCTGCCTTCCGGCCTCCTCTGTGGAGTTCCCCGCGGGCATGGAGTGCTGGGTGACCGGCTGGGGTGACACTCAGTACGGAG GGAGCCTGACAGCCCCCAAAACCCTGCAGGAGGTGCAGGTGCCCCTGATAGACAGAGACGCCTGCAACACCCTCTTCAGCACCGGCTCATACCCCGACGACCCTCCGGGGACCGATCCCATCAAGCAGGATATGATCTGCGCAGGGTACCCGCAAGGGGAGAAAGATGCGTGTCAG GGTGACTCTGGGGGACCCTTGGTCTGCGAATGGGACAGCGCGTGGCTCTTGGCCGGGGTGGTGAGCTGGGGCGTGGCGTGCGCGCGCCCCAACCGCCCGGGGGTCTACATCCTGCTGCCCCCCTACGCCGACTGGATCCAGAGCTACGTCCCCACCGTACCCTTCACCGTGCGTAGCATGTCCGCCATGCAGCTCAACA CTGCAGCTGTCCCCATGATCCTGTGA
- the LOC123369682 gene encoding serine protease 27-like, which yields MGHLCSLLAMALLATSLVQACEQPMGFPRIVGGNDADYGSWPWQVSIREGSNHICGGSLIAASWVVSAAHCFNGDKFVYYVNLGEYQLLNPSESLVSIPVKEIYRHPSYTDIGSSGDIALVELETPVNFNEVIRPICLPASSVEFPAGMECWVTGWGDTQYGGSLTAPKTLQEVQVPLIDRDACNTLFNNGSYPDDPPGTDPIKQDMICAGYPQGEKDACQGDSGGPLVCEWDSAWLLAGVVSWGVECARPSRPGVYILLPPYADWIQGYVSAEPDMSVMQPNSAGASPLGALRNILGSSPTHTTLNQAKWIGGPLGMLGAISHCLVCLCLVPALPAMLLLAAAVPMIL from the exons ATGGGGCATCTCTGCTCCCTCCTGGCCATGGCACTGCTGGCGACGAGCCTggtgcagg CTTGTGAGCAGCCAATGGGATTTCCCCGCATTGTGGGGGGTAATGATGCTGATTATGGGTCCTGGCCCTGGCAGGTCAGCATCCGTGAAGGCAGCAACCATATCTGCGGAGGGTCCCTCATTGCTGCGAGCTGGGTGGTATCAGCAGCTCATTGCTTCAATGG GGACAAGTTTGTCTATTATGTGAACCTAGGGGAGTATCAGCTCCTGAACCCCTCTGAAAGTCTGGTATCAATTCCTGTCAAGGAGATTTACCGCCACCCCAGCTACACGGATATCGGGTCCAGCGGTGACATCGCGCTGGTGGAGCTGGAAACCCCTGTGAACTTCAATGAAGTTATCCGCCCCATCTGCCTTCCGGCCTCCTCTGTGGAGTTCCCCGCGGGCATGGAGTGCTGGGTGACCGGCTGGGGTGACACTCAGTACGGAG GGAGCCTGACAGCCCCCAAAACCCTGCAGGAGGTGCAGGTGCCCCTGATAGACAGAGACGCCTGCAACACCCTCTTCAACAACGGCTCATACCCCGACGACCCTCCGGGGACCGATCCCATCAAGCAGGATATGATCTGCGCAGGGTACCCGCAAGGGGAGAAAGATGCGTGTCAG GGTGACTCTGGGGGACCCTTGGTCTGCGAATGGGACAGCGCGTGGCTCTTGGCTGGGGTGGTGAGCTGGGGCGTGGAGTGCGCGCGCCCCAGCCGCCCGGGGGTCTACATCCTGCTGCCCCCCTATGCTGACTGGATCCAGGGCTACGTCTCGGCTGAACCTGACATGTCCGTCATGCAGCCCAACAGTGCCGGTGCTAGTCCGTTGGGGGCCCTAAGGAATATTTTGGggtcctcccccacccacactacACTAAACCAGGCAAAGTGGATAGGGGGCCCCCTCGGGATGCTCGGGGCCATAAGTCATTGCCTAGTCTGCTTGTGCCTAGTGCCGGCTCTGCCTGCCATGCTTCTCCTAGCTGCAGCTGTCCCCATGATCCTGTGA